From the Hevea brasiliensis isolate MT/VB/25A 57/8 chromosome 15, ASM3005281v1, whole genome shotgun sequence genome, one window contains:
- the LOC131174061 gene encoding E3 ubiquitin-protein ligase RGLG3-like has translation MGQYPATTLETYTWTRDIAVCLALDQLEPTRLRKIIPKNTPYAGTLYSSLDWWSVWFHLVIPLRRRAAGFQKSSARGTDQACCYFTKRNSEILSISITHRPYPQNFSPSAFQNGYERFPKWGSKLWGRSSCEGSNSSSGGPYGYPQSSYFEEYFGFCSETLAAECETLDQVSDALARAGLESSKILLGIDFTKSNEWTGHSSFGKRCLHHIGDVSNPYEQVISIIGKTLAPFDKDNMIPCFGFGDASTCDRDVFSFYPDKRICNGFEEVLGRYRDIVPYLQLSGATSFAPIIEMAMSIVKQSGGQYHVLLIIADGEVGGLQVQKTTEAIVQTSKLPLSIILVGVGDETWDNMKEFCDNIPARDFNNFHFVNFTEIMSKNEETSRKEIEFALAALMKIPSQYSTTKYLNLGCQIGSVPERIPLPPPDIGESSFNSSHVPPCEGDSQPVDSALLAMSQTIEDLFCSICTWNLKEVVFDCGHQTCSEYSDLLADKPCPFCRRPIQSRTLLGSII, from the exons ATGGGCCAGTATCCTGCGACAACTCTAGAAACTTACACGTGGACGAGAGATATTGCTGTCTGTCTAGCATTGGATCAATTGGAGCCCACACGCTTAAGGAAAATTATACCCAAGAATACACCATACGCCGGAACACTATACAGCTCCTTAGACTGGTGGTCTGTTTGGTTTCACCTGGTCATTCCTTTAAGACGAAGAGCAGCAGGTTTCCAAAAATCTAGCGCAA GAGGAACTGACCAAGCGTGTTGTTACTTCACAAAAAGGAATTCTGAGATCTTGTCGATTTCCATTACTCACCGACCATACCCCCAAAATTTTTCACCCTCAGCTTTCCAAAATGGGTATGAACGCTTTCCAAAATGG GGAAGCAAGCTGTGGGGCAGAAGCTCATGTGAGGGTTCAAATTCTTCTTCAGGGGGTCCATATGGATATCCTCAGTCATCCTATTTTGAAGAATATTTCGGCTTCTGCTCTGAAACACTTGCTGCTGAGTGCGAAACTTTGGATCAG GTGAGTGATGCTCTTGCACGTGCAGGCCTTGAGTCCTCAAAAATTCTTCTTGGTATTGATTTCACGAAGAGTAATGAGTGGACAG GTCACAGCTCATTTGGCAAACGATGCTTGCATCACATTGGAGATGTTTCAAATCCCTACGAACAAGTAATATCCATTATTGGGAAAACTTTAGCTCCTTTTGATAAGGATAACATGATTCCTTGTTTTGGATTTGGGGATG CATCAACATGTGATCGAGATGTGTTCTCCTTCTATCCAGATAAGAGAATTTGTAATGGATTTGAGGAAGTCTTAGGTCGCTACAGGGACATTGTGCCTTACTTGCAACTTTCAG GGGCAACATCATTTGCACCTATCATTGAAATGGCAATGTCCATTGTCAAGCAAAGTGGTGGTCAGTATCATGTATTACTGATAATTGCAGATGGAGAG GTCGGTGGCCTGCAGGTCCAAAAGACTACTGAAGCCATTGTACAAACAAG CAAGCTTCCCTTATCCATTATATTAGTTGGGGTTGGAGATGAAACCTGGGATAATATGAAGGAGTTTTGTGATAACATCCCTGCTCGAGACTTTAATAACTTTCAT TTTGTGAATTTCACGGAAATTATGTCAAAGAATGAGGAGACATCCAGAAAGGAGATAGAATTTGCTCTTGCTGCTCTGATGAAAATTCCCTCTCAGTATAGCACAacaa AATATCTAAATTTGGG TTGTCAAATAGGAAGCGTTCCTGAGAGGATTCCCCTTCCTCCACCTGACATTGGAGAATCATCTTTCAATAGCTCACATGTACCTCCTTGTGAAGGAGACAGCCAGCCTGTTGATTCAGCTCTGCTTGCTATGAGCCAAACTATTGAAGATCTG TTTTGTTCCATTTGCACCTGGAATTTAAAGGAAGTGGTCTTTGATTGTGGACATCAG ACATGTAGCGAATATTCAGACCTCTTAGCAGATAAGCCATGTCCATTCTGCAGAAGGCCAATTCAAAGCAGAACACTGTTAGGCAGCATTATTTGA
- the LOC110656583 gene encoding pre-rRNA-processing protein ESF2-like isoform X2, which yields MANEEYKVTGSSSQNEGCPKSSAERATSRKNKKKKQSQESVKTEYEQEIHEHSPPAGGNLQAGDMRMESGKNKIKKKLLEEASLSKEGSKKSNGERKKKVKETKRQLLQKTAEDEEEDVNTVGFPQEVNPAAEGGKIETAKGKEEEEVIGINPIEEEDPKSNVEMVNRLQKKKKKNKEQLLKEAAKADKRGVCYLSRIPPHMDHVKLRHILSQYGEIQRIYLAPEDPTARVNRKRAGGFRGQEFSEGWVEFTNKSIAKRVANMLNGEQIGGRKRSQFYYDLWNIKYLSKFKWDDLTEEIAYKSAMREQKLALEISAAKRERDFYLNKVDQSRALSSIEERLKKKQKVQQESGGQLSVGEQAPKVIRQFPQTKPVANKVEESKSQLSKDILAGVFGGLW from the exons ATGGCTAATGAAGAATATAAGGTTACTGGGTCGAGTTCTCAGAATGAAGGGTGTCCAAAGTCCAGTGCAGAAAGGGCTACAAGTAggaagaataaaaagaaaaagcaatCGCAGGAAAGTGTAAAAACAGAGTATGAACAGGAGATCCATGAACACAGCCCTCCAGCTGGAGGGAATTTACAAGCTGGTGATATGAGGATGGAAAgtgggaaaaataaaataaagaagaaattgtTGGAGGAAGCTTCTTTAAGCAAGGAAGGTAGTAAAAAATCTAATGGTGAGAGGAAAAAGAAAGTAAAGGAAACAAAAAGGCAATTATTACAGAAAACTGCTGAGGATGAAGAGGAAGATGTTAATACAGTGGGTTTTCCACAGGAGGTGAATCCAGCAGCTGAAGGTGGAAAAATTGAAACTGCAAaaggcaaggaagaagaagaggtcATTGGAATAAATCCTATAGAAGAAGAG GATCCAAAATCCAATGTTGAAATGGTCAATAGGcttcaaaagaagaagaagaagaataaagaGCAGTTACTAAAGGAAGCTGCTAAGGCTGACAAGCGTGGTGTTTGCTACTTAAGTCGAATCCCTCCCCACATGGATCATGTAAAGCTTCGTCATATTCTTTCCCAATATGGAGAAATACAGAGGATCTACCTTGCACCTGAAG ATCCCACTGCTCGAGTAAATCGCAAAAGAGCTGGTGGATTTCGAGGTCAAGAATTCTCTGAAGG GTGGGTTGAATTTACCAATAAGAGCATTGCAAAAAGGGTTGCCAATATGTTAAATGGTGAACAAATAG GTGGTAGAAAGAGGTCTCAATTCTATTATGACCTTTGGAATATCAAATACTTGAGTAAATTCAAGTGGGATGATCTTACAGAAGAAATTG CATATAAGAGTGCTATGCGAGAGCAGAAATTAGCTCTAGAAATTTCTGCTGCAAAGAGGGAGCGGGATTTCTATCTCAATAAGGTGGATCAATCTCGTGCTTTGAGTTCTATAGAAGAACGATTAAAAAAG AAACAAAAGGTCCAACAAGAGTCAGGAGGTCAACTCTCTGTTGGTGAGCAAGCACCGAAGGTCATCCGTCAATTCCCACAGACAAAACCAGTTGCAAATAAAGTGGAAGAAAGCAAATCTCAACTCTCAAAAGACATTCTGGCTGGG GTATTTGGTGGTTTATGGTAA
- the LOC110656583 gene encoding pre-rRNA-processing protein ESF2-like isoform X4, producing the protein MANEEYKVTGSSSQNEGCPKSSAERATSRKNKKKKQSQESVKTEYEQEIHEHSPPAGGNLQAGDMRMESGKNKIKKKLLEEASLSKEGSKKSNGERKKKVKETKRQLLQKTAEDEEEDVNTVGFPQEVNPAAEGGKIETAKGKEEEEVIGINPIEEEVIGINPIEEEDPKSNVEMVNRLQKKKKKNKEQLLKEAAKADKRGVCYLSRIPPHMDHVKLRHILSQYGEIQRIYLAPEDPTARVNRKRAGGFRGQEFSEGWVEFTNKSIAKRVANMLNGEQIGGRKRSQFYYDLWNIKYLSKFKWDDLTEEIAYKSAMREQKLALEISAAKRERDFYLNKVDQSRALSSIEERLKKKMESESSLEAMP; encoded by the exons ATGGCTAATGAAGAATATAAGGTTACTGGGTCGAGTTCTCAGAATGAAGGGTGTCCAAAGTCCAGTGCAGAAAGGGCTACAAGTAggaagaataaaaagaaaaagcaatCGCAGGAAAGTGTAAAAACAGAGTATGAACAGGAGATCCATGAACACAGCCCTCCAGCTGGAGGGAATTTACAAGCTGGTGATATGAGGATGGAAAgtgggaaaaataaaataaagaagaaattgtTGGAGGAAGCTTCTTTAAGCAAGGAAGGTAGTAAAAAATCTAATGGTGAGAGGAAAAAGAAAGTAAAGGAAACAAAAAGGCAATTATTACAGAAAACTGCTGAGGATGAAGAGGAAGATGTTAATACAGTGGGTTTTCCACAGGAGGTGAATCCAGCAGCTGAAGGTGGAAAAATTGAAACTGCAAaaggcaaggaagaagaagaggtcATTGGAATAAATCCTATAGAAGAAGAGGTCATTGGAATAAATCCTATAGAAGAAGAGGATCCAAAATCCAATGTTGAAATGGTCAATAGGcttcaaaagaagaagaagaagaataaagaGCAGTTACTAAAGGAAGCTGCTAAGGCTGACAAGCGTGGTGTTTGCTACTTAAGTCGAATCCCTCCCCACATGGATCATGTAAAGCTTCGTCATATTCTTTCCCAATATGGAGAAATACAGAGGATCTACCTTGCACCTGAAG ATCCCACTGCTCGAGTAAATCGCAAAAGAGCTGGTGGATTTCGAGGTCAAGAATTCTCTGAAGG GTGGGTTGAATTTACCAATAAGAGCATTGCAAAAAGGGTTGCCAATATGTTAAATGGTGAACAAATAG GTGGTAGAAAGAGGTCTCAATTCTATTATGACCTTTGGAATATCAAATACTTGAGTAAATTCAAGTGGGATGATCTTACAGAAGAAATTG CATATAAGAGTGCTATGCGAGAGCAGAAATTAGCTCTAGAAATTTCTGCTGCAAAGAGGGAGCGGGATTTCTATCTCAATAAGGTGGATCAATCTCGTGCTTTGAGTTCTATAGAAGAACGATTAAAAAAG AAGATGGAAAGTGAAAGTTCACTAGAGGCCATGCCTTGA
- the LOC110656575 gene encoding E3 ubiquitin-protein ligase RGLG2 isoform X3: MSKNEETSKKGIEFALAALMNIPSQYSKTKYLNLGCQIGSVPERIPLPPPEIGESSFNNSHVPPCEGDSQPVDSALLAVSQINEEMVTEALARAGLESSNLIVGIDFTKSNEWTGSRSFNRRSLHHIGDGVNPYEQAISIIGKTLAAFDEDNLIPCFGFGDASTHDQDVFCFYPDERFCNGFEEVLSRYREIVPNLRLAGPTSFAPIIEMASTIVEQSGGQYHVLLIIADGQVTRSVDTERGQLSPQEQKTVDAIVEASKLPLSIVLVGVGDGPWDTMREFDDNIPAREFDNFQFVNFTEIMSKHVDSSQKETEFALAALMEIPSQYKATIELNILGRCKGNVPERISLPPPLYGATSFSTSKPSQSNSFKPSFPSNPVDTQPASSAPPAPASTYDNQVCPICLTNAKDMAFGCGHQTCCECGESLQLCPICRSTIQMRIKLY, from the exons ATGTCAAAGAATGAGGAGACATCCAAAAAGGGGATAGAATTTGCTCTTGCTGCTCTGATGAATATTCCCTCTCAGTATAGCAAAACAAAATATCTAAATTTggg TTGTCAAATAGGAAGCGTTCCTGAGAGGATTCCCCTTCCTCCACCTGAAATTGGAGAATCATCTTTCAATAACTCACATGTACCACCTTGTGAAGGAGACAGCCAGCCTGTTGATTCAGCTCTGCTTGCTGTGAGCCAAATTAATGAAGAAATG GTGACCGAGGCTCTTGCTCGTGCTGGCCTTGAGTCTTCCAATCTCATTGTTGGCATCGATTTCACAAAGAGCAATGAGTGGACAG GATCAAGATCATTTAACAGACGAAGCTTGCATCACATTGGAGATGGTGTAAATCCCTATGAACAAGCAATATCCATTATTGGGAAAACTTTAGCTGCCTTTGATGAGGATAATTTGATTCCCTGTTTTGGATTTGGGGATG catcTACGCATGATCAAGATGTTTTCTGCTTCTATCCGGATGAGAGATTTTGTAATGGATTTGAAGAAGTTCTGAGTCGCTACAGGGAAATTGTGCCCAATCTCCGACTTGCAG GACCAACCTCTTTTGCACCTATCATTGAAATGGCATCAACCATTGTTGAGCAGAGTGGTGGCCAGTACCATGTGTTATTGATAATTGCAGATGGGCAG GTTACTAGAAGTGTTGATACGGAGCGTGGACAGCTAAGTCCACAAGAGCAGAAGACTGTTGATGCCATTGTAGAGGCAAG TAAGCTTCCCTTATCGATTGTATTAGTTGGGGTTGGAGATGGACCTTGGGACACGATGAGGGAATTTGATGATAACATCCCTGCTCGAGAGTTCGATAATTTCCAA TTtgtaaattttacagaaattatgtCAAAGCATGTGGACTCATCCCAAAAGGAGACAGAATTTGCTCTGGCAGCTCTAATGGAAATTCCTTCTCAATATAAGGCCACGATAGAGCTTAATATATTGGG TCGTTGCAAGGGGAATGTTCCTGAGAGGATTTCCCTCCCTCCACCTTTATATGGTGCAACATCTTTCAGCACCTCTAAACCTTCCCAATCGAACAGTTTTAAGCCAAGTTTTCCTTCTAATCCAGTTGACACCCAACCAGCCAGCTCAGCTCCACCTGCTCCAGCTTCAACTTATGATAATCAG GTTTGTCCCATTTGCCTCACTAATGCGAAGGACATGGCCTTTGGTTGTGGTCATCAG ACGTGCTGTGAATGTGGAGAAAGCCTTCAGTTATGTCCGATCTGTCGAAGCACAATTCAAATGAGAATAAAGCTCTACTAA
- the LOC110656576 gene encoding pre-rRNA-processing protein ESF2-like, with amino-acid sequence MANEEYKVTGSSSQNEGCPKSSAERATSRKNKKKKQSQESVKTEHEQEINEHSPPAGGNLQAGDMRVESGKNKIKKKLLEEASLSKEGSKKSNGERKKKVKETKRQLLQKTAEDEEEDVNTVGFPQEVNPAAEGGKIETAKGKEEEEVIGINPIEEEVIGINPIEEEDPKSNVEMVNRLQKKKKKNKEQLLKEAAKADKRGVCYLSRIPPHMDHVKLRHILSQYREIQRIYLAPEDPTARVNLKRAGGFRGQEFSEGWVEFTNKSIAKRVANMLNGEQIGGRKRSQFYYDLWNIKYLSKFKWDDLTEEIAYKSAMREQKLALEISAAKRERDFYLNKVDQSRALSSIEERLKKKQKVQQESGGQLSVGEQAPKVIRQFPQTKPVANKVEESKSQLSKDILAGVFGGLW; translated from the exons ATGGCTAATGAAGAATATAAGGTTACTGGGTCGAGTTCTCAGAATGAAGGGTGTCCAAAGTCCAGTGCAGAAAGGGCTACAAGTAggaagaataaaaagaaaaagcaatCGCAGGAAAGTGTAAAAACAGAGCATGAACAGGAGATCAATGAACACAGCCCTCCAGCTGGAGGGAATTTACAAGCTGGTGATATGAGGGTGGAAAgtgggaaaaataaaataaagaagaaattgtTGGAGGAAGCTTCTTTAAGCAAGGAAGGTAGTAAAAAATCTAATGGTGAGAGGAAAAAGAAAGTAAAGGAAACAAAAAGGCAATTATTACAGAAAACTGCTGAGGATGAAGAGGAAGATGTTAATACAGTGGGTTTTCCACAGGAGGTGAATCCAGCAGCTGAAGGTGGAAAAATTGAAACTGCAAaaggcaaggaagaagaagaggtcATTGGAATAAATCCTATAGAAGAAGAGGTCATTGGAATAAATCCTATAGAAGAAGAGGATCCAAAATCCAATGTTGAAATGGTCAATAGGcttcaaaagaagaagaagaagaataaagaGCAGTTACTAAAGGAAGCTGCTAAGGCTGACAAGCGTGGTGTTTGCTACTTAAGTCGAATCCCTCCCCACATGGATCATGTAAAGCTTCGTCATATTCTTTCCCAATATAGAGAAATACAGAGGATCTACCTTGCACCTGAAG ATCCCACTGCTCGAGTAAATCTCAAAAGAGCTGGTGGATTTCGAGGTCAAGAATTCTCTGAAGG GTGGGTTGAATTTACCAATAAGAGCATTGCAAAAAGGGTTGCCAATATGTTAAATGGTGAACAAATAG GTGGCAGAAAGAGGTCTCAATTCTATTATGACCTTTGGAATATCAAATACTTGAGTAAATTCAAGTGGGATGATCTTACAGAAGAAATTG CATATAAGAGTGCTATGCGGGAGCAGAAATTAGCTCTAGAAATTTCTGCTGCAAAGAGGGAGCGGGATTTCTATCTCAATAAGGTGGATCAATCTCGTGCTTTGAGTTCTATAGAAGAACGATTAAAAAAG AAACAAAAGGTCCAACAAGAGTCAGGAGGTCAACTCTCTGTTGGTGAGCAAGCACCGAAGGTCATCCGTCAATTCCCACAGACAAAACCAGTTGCAAATAAAGTGGAAGAAAGCAAATCTCAACTCTCAAAAGACATTCTGGCTGGG GTATTTGGTGGTTTATGGTAA
- the LOC110656583 gene encoding pre-rRNA-processing protein ESF2-like isoform X1 produces the protein MANEEYKVTGSSSQNEGCPKSSAERATSRKNKKKKQSQESVKTEYEQEIHEHSPPAGGNLQAGDMRMESGKNKIKKKLLEEASLSKEGSKKSNGERKKKVKETKRQLLQKTAEDEEEDVNTVGFPQEVNPAAEGGKIETAKGKEEEEVIGINPIEEEVIGINPIEEEDPKSNVEMVNRLQKKKKKNKEQLLKEAAKADKRGVCYLSRIPPHMDHVKLRHILSQYGEIQRIYLAPEDPTARVNRKRAGGFRGQEFSEGWVEFTNKSIAKRVANMLNGEQIGGRKRSQFYYDLWNIKYLSKFKWDDLTEEIAYKSAMREQKLALEISAAKRERDFYLNKVDQSRALSSIEERLKKKQKVQQESGGQLSVGEQAPKVIRQFPQTKPVANKVEESKSQLSKDILAGVFGGLW, from the exons ATGGCTAATGAAGAATATAAGGTTACTGGGTCGAGTTCTCAGAATGAAGGGTGTCCAAAGTCCAGTGCAGAAAGGGCTACAAGTAggaagaataaaaagaaaaagcaatCGCAGGAAAGTGTAAAAACAGAGTATGAACAGGAGATCCATGAACACAGCCCTCCAGCTGGAGGGAATTTACAAGCTGGTGATATGAGGATGGAAAgtgggaaaaataaaataaagaagaaattgtTGGAGGAAGCTTCTTTAAGCAAGGAAGGTAGTAAAAAATCTAATGGTGAGAGGAAAAAGAAAGTAAAGGAAACAAAAAGGCAATTATTACAGAAAACTGCTGAGGATGAAGAGGAAGATGTTAATACAGTGGGTTTTCCACAGGAGGTGAATCCAGCAGCTGAAGGTGGAAAAATTGAAACTGCAAaaggcaaggaagaagaagaggtcATTGGAATAAATCCTATAGAAGAAGAGGTCATTGGAATAAATCCTATAGAAGAAGAGGATCCAAAATCCAATGTTGAAATGGTCAATAGGcttcaaaagaagaagaagaagaataaagaGCAGTTACTAAAGGAAGCTGCTAAGGCTGACAAGCGTGGTGTTTGCTACTTAAGTCGAATCCCTCCCCACATGGATCATGTAAAGCTTCGTCATATTCTTTCCCAATATGGAGAAATACAGAGGATCTACCTTGCACCTGAAG ATCCCACTGCTCGAGTAAATCGCAAAAGAGCTGGTGGATTTCGAGGTCAAGAATTCTCTGAAGG GTGGGTTGAATTTACCAATAAGAGCATTGCAAAAAGGGTTGCCAATATGTTAAATGGTGAACAAATAG GTGGTAGAAAGAGGTCTCAATTCTATTATGACCTTTGGAATATCAAATACTTGAGTAAATTCAAGTGGGATGATCTTACAGAAGAAATTG CATATAAGAGTGCTATGCGAGAGCAGAAATTAGCTCTAGAAATTTCTGCTGCAAAGAGGGAGCGGGATTTCTATCTCAATAAGGTGGATCAATCTCGTGCTTTGAGTTCTATAGAAGAACGATTAAAAAAG AAACAAAAGGTCCAACAAGAGTCAGGAGGTCAACTCTCTGTTGGTGAGCAAGCACCGAAGGTCATCCGTCAATTCCCACAGACAAAACCAGTTGCAAATAAAGTGGAAGAAAGCAAATCTCAACTCTCAAAAGACATTCTGGCTGGG GTATTTGGTGGTTTATGGTAA
- the LOC110656579 gene encoding uncharacterized protein LOC110656579: protein MASASSIPYHRLKHDDLFGDYDEGERLAGRPSSRSWHRFKSVHQRKRFRVRIPSLRRFLRRKVKLVYAAYAKLLKRWKESQANFGDLFAGNYLFLQVNPNSLKRFEKAYHRTTTGLSPSYSLPRIA, encoded by the coding sequence ATGGCCTCTGCCTCCAGCATTCCCTACCACAGACTGAAACATGATGATCTGTTTGGTGACTATGACGAAGGAGAGAGACTCGCGGGAAGACCATCATCTAGAAGTTGGCACAGGTTTAAGAGTGTGCATCAGAGAAAGAGATTTAGGGTTAGGATTCCAAGTTTGAGAAGGTTCCTGAGGAGGAAAGTTAAGCTTGTTTATGCTGCTTATGCTAAATTGCTGAAGAGATGGAAAGAAAGTCAGGCTAACTTTGGTGATCTTTTTGCTGGGAATTATCTGTTCTTGCAGGTGAATCCCAATTCATTGAAGCGTTTTGAGAAAGCATATCATAGAACTACTACTGGCTTGTCTCCAAGCTACTCTCTGCCAAGAATTGCTTAA
- the LOC110656583 gene encoding pre-rRNA-processing protein ESF2-like isoform X3 produces the protein MANEEYKVTGSSSQNEGCPKSSAERATSRKNKKKKQSQESVKTEYEQEIHEHSPPAGGNLQAGDMRMESGKNKIKKKLLEEASLSKEGSKKSNGERKKKVKETKRQLLQKTAEDEEEDVNTVGFPQEVNPAAEGGKIETAKGKEEEEVIGINPIEEEVIGINPIEEEDPKSNVEMVNRLQKKKKKNKEQLLKEAAKADKRGVCYLSRIPPHMDHVKLRHILSQYGEIQRIYLAPEDPTARVNRKRAGGFRGQEFSEGWVEFTNKSIAKRVANMLNGEQIGGRKRSQFYYDLWNIKYLSKFKWDDLTEEIAYKSAMREQKLALEISAAKRERDFYLNKVDQSRALSSIEERLKKKLNFRRWKVKVH, from the exons ATGGCTAATGAAGAATATAAGGTTACTGGGTCGAGTTCTCAGAATGAAGGGTGTCCAAAGTCCAGTGCAGAAAGGGCTACAAGTAggaagaataaaaagaaaaagcaatCGCAGGAAAGTGTAAAAACAGAGTATGAACAGGAGATCCATGAACACAGCCCTCCAGCTGGAGGGAATTTACAAGCTGGTGATATGAGGATGGAAAgtgggaaaaataaaataaagaagaaattgtTGGAGGAAGCTTCTTTAAGCAAGGAAGGTAGTAAAAAATCTAATGGTGAGAGGAAAAAGAAAGTAAAGGAAACAAAAAGGCAATTATTACAGAAAACTGCTGAGGATGAAGAGGAAGATGTTAATACAGTGGGTTTTCCACAGGAGGTGAATCCAGCAGCTGAAGGTGGAAAAATTGAAACTGCAAaaggcaaggaagaagaagaggtcATTGGAATAAATCCTATAGAAGAAGAGGTCATTGGAATAAATCCTATAGAAGAAGAGGATCCAAAATCCAATGTTGAAATGGTCAATAGGcttcaaaagaagaagaagaagaataaagaGCAGTTACTAAAGGAAGCTGCTAAGGCTGACAAGCGTGGTGTTTGCTACTTAAGTCGAATCCCTCCCCACATGGATCATGTAAAGCTTCGTCATATTCTTTCCCAATATGGAGAAATACAGAGGATCTACCTTGCACCTGAAG ATCCCACTGCTCGAGTAAATCGCAAAAGAGCTGGTGGATTTCGAGGTCAAGAATTCTCTGAAGG GTGGGTTGAATTTACCAATAAGAGCATTGCAAAAAGGGTTGCCAATATGTTAAATGGTGAACAAATAG GTGGTAGAAAGAGGTCTCAATTCTATTATGACCTTTGGAATATCAAATACTTGAGTAAATTCAAGTGGGATGATCTTACAGAAGAAATTG CATATAAGAGTGCTATGCGAGAGCAGAAATTAGCTCTAGAAATTTCTGCTGCAAAGAGGGAGCGGGATTTCTATCTCAATAAGGTGGATCAATCTCGTGCTTTGAGTTCTATAGAAGAACGATTAAAAAAG AAACTGAATTTCAGAAGATGGAAAGTGAAAGTTCACTAG
- the LOC110656575 gene encoding E3 ubiquitin-protein ligase RGLG2 isoform X4 codes for MVGYSPKGMQLLKTHCCQIGSVPERIPLPPPEIGESSFNNSHVPPCEGDSQPVDSALLAVSQINEEMVTEALARAGLESSNLIVGIDFTKSNEWTGSRSFNRRSLHHIGDGVNPYEQAISIIGKTLAAFDEDNLIPCFGFGDASTHDQDVFCFYPDERFCNGFEEVLSRYREIVPNLRLAGPTSFAPIIEMASTIVEQSGGQYHVLLIIADGQVTRSVDTERGQLSPQEQKTVDAIVEASKLPLSIVLVGVGDGPWDTMREFDDNIPAREFDNFQFVNFTEIMSKHVDSSQKETEFALAALMEIPSQYKATIELNILGRCKGNVPERISLPPPLYGATSFSTSKPSQSNSFKPSFPSNPVDTQPASSAPPAPASTYDNQVCPICLTNAKDMAFGCGHQTCCECGESLQLCPICRSTIQMRIKLY; via the exons ATGGTAGGTTATAGTCCCAAGGGAATGCAACTGCTCAAGACTCATTG TTGTCAAATAGGAAGCGTTCCTGAGAGGATTCCCCTTCCTCCACCTGAAATTGGAGAATCATCTTTCAATAACTCACATGTACCACCTTGTGAAGGAGACAGCCAGCCTGTTGATTCAGCTCTGCTTGCTGTGAGCCAAATTAATGAAGAAATG GTGACCGAGGCTCTTGCTCGTGCTGGCCTTGAGTCTTCCAATCTCATTGTTGGCATCGATTTCACAAAGAGCAATGAGTGGACAG GATCAAGATCATTTAACAGACGAAGCTTGCATCACATTGGAGATGGTGTAAATCCCTATGAACAAGCAATATCCATTATTGGGAAAACTTTAGCTGCCTTTGATGAGGATAATTTGATTCCCTGTTTTGGATTTGGGGATG catcTACGCATGATCAAGATGTTTTCTGCTTCTATCCGGATGAGAGATTTTGTAATGGATTTGAAGAAGTTCTGAGTCGCTACAGGGAAATTGTGCCCAATCTCCGACTTGCAG GACCAACCTCTTTTGCACCTATCATTGAAATGGCATCAACCATTGTTGAGCAGAGTGGTGGCCAGTACCATGTGTTATTGATAATTGCAGATGGGCAG GTTACTAGAAGTGTTGATACGGAGCGTGGACAGCTAAGTCCACAAGAGCAGAAGACTGTTGATGCCATTGTAGAGGCAAG TAAGCTTCCCTTATCGATTGTATTAGTTGGGGTTGGAGATGGACCTTGGGACACGATGAGGGAATTTGATGATAACATCCCTGCTCGAGAGTTCGATAATTTCCAA TTtgtaaattttacagaaattatgtCAAAGCATGTGGACTCATCCCAAAAGGAGACAGAATTTGCTCTGGCAGCTCTAATGGAAATTCCTTCTCAATATAAGGCCACGATAGAGCTTAATATATTGGG TCGTTGCAAGGGGAATGTTCCTGAGAGGATTTCCCTCCCTCCACCTTTATATGGTGCAACATCTTTCAGCACCTCTAAACCTTCCCAATCGAACAGTTTTAAGCCAAGTTTTCCTTCTAATCCAGTTGACACCCAACCAGCCAGCTCAGCTCCACCTGCTCCAGCTTCAACTTATGATAATCAG GTTTGTCCCATTTGCCTCACTAATGCGAAGGACATGGCCTTTGGTTGTGGTCATCAG ACGTGCTGTGAATGTGGAGAAAGCCTTCAGTTATGTCCGATCTGTCGAAGCACAATTCAAATGAGAATAAAGCTCTACTAA